The Klebsiella quasivariicola region CCCTCTTCTGCAGCGGCGAAACATGTTCTCTCCCCGTAATAACCACCACACGCCTTATTCTGGCAACGCTGACTCAGGAAGCATGGTTGTACCTTTTTTTTCTGAAAAAACAATTCATATAGTGAATGTATTGCTTGAATTAATCTATCAGGACCTAAAATTAATGTGCGCTGAATAAGCAATTTAAGCAGTTTGTGCCAAACTATTGAAAACCTAAACATAACAATGACTCACAACCCTATGATTCAAAAAGAATAATTATAATAATTGAACAACAGGTCCAAAATTGGACTTGTTGCTTTTGCTGTGTATTAGAAATATCCTAATCCCATATCCATAAAGCACGCCTGCTGGGAAATTAGCTCATCAACATTTATTGACTTTGTGTCTACCACCACTATGCCTGATTTTTTAATTAACACTGAGAATATTTTCCTGAAACGAGGGGTTTGCGAACTTCTTCTCGAAATCGCCAATGAAGAGAATATTTGCACTCCCTTTTTACTGCACGCCTACAGCCCTGACACCATTAATCTGGTTGATATGTTGTTTACTGAAATGGAAAGCGGCGAGCATTATCTATGCCACCCATTATTCAAGAAAACTCCTCGTCAGAGCCGTATTTTCATTTTTGTTTCCAAAACCGAACTTGTACGCGCTGACCGGCTACCGCTTTGTCTGCAGAATGCGACTTTTATCAATAAAAATACCGATCTACACAGTCTTAAAA contains the following coding sequences:
- a CDS encoding response regulator transcription factor encodes the protein MPDFLINTENIFLKRGVCELLLEIANEENICTPFLLHAYSPDTINLVDMLFTEMESGEHYLCHPLFKKTPRQSRIFIFVSKTELVRADRLPLCLQNATFINKNTDLHSLKKLIAYRLAELIRPKIIESEPDSRRCLKCPRLTLTKSQLFIIDAINTGMSNQQIAQELGISHKTVFSHKINIMKKFQIDTRQELAIFSSVAHALSSGRNR